A window of the Yersinia rochesterensis genome harbors these coding sequences:
- a CDS encoding Hcp family type VI secretion system effector has protein sequence MAIPVYLWLKDDGGADIKGSVDVQSREGSIEIVAQDHNLYIPTDNNTGKLTGTRIHTPFVFTKEIDASTPYLYKAVTTGQTLKTAEFKWYRIDDAGQEVEYFNTKLENVKVVKVAPKMHDVKDPAKEKHNHLELVELRYEKVTWTFKDGNIIHSDSWNERATA, from the coding sequence ATGGCAATTCCAGTATATCTGTGGCTGAAAGACGATGGCGGTGCGGACATTAAGGGTTCTGTTGATGTGCAAAGCCGTGAAGGCAGCATTGAGATCGTGGCACAGGATCATAACCTATACATCCCAACCGATAACAATACCGGCAAGCTGACTGGCACCCGTATCCACACCCCATTCGTTTTCACCAAAGAAATCGATGCGTCTACCCCTTATCTGTACAAAGCGGTGACTACCGGTCAAACACTGAAAACCGCCGAGTTCAAATGGTACCGCATTGATGACGCTGGCCAGGAAGTTGAATATTTCAACACCAAACTGGAAAACGTCAAAGTGGTCAAAGTTGCGCCGAAAATGCACGACGTCAAAGATCCGGCTAAAGAGAAGCACAACCATCTGGAATTGGTTGAGCTGCGCTACGAAAAAGTCACCTGGACCTTCAAAGACGGCAACATTATTCATTCTGATTCATGGAACGAACGCGCTACGGCGTAA
- a CDS encoding secretoglobin family protein, producing MQNTSPILNHYQTWLDDFTRINLWHGLCQQALTQWHRLAMTSCLTPEGTVIVIPQCLLQITHSPGIDACAIVTKITKQTDWPLLSGVLLSECYRLEKGTLAEQLQMLFRSHSPAIRQALTLLCWCELVTGPDMSEWYTLHLRLPDALNQWLAVKQKAYRGLTTMIEGYNRAAQPR from the coding sequence ATGCAAAACACGTCTCCGATACTCAACCATTATCAGACCTGGCTTGATGACTTCACCCGCATCAATCTTTGGCACGGTTTGTGTCAGCAGGCGCTCACGCAATGGCACCGGCTGGCGATGACATCCTGCCTCACCCCAGAAGGCACCGTTATCGTCATTCCGCAGTGCCTACTTCAGATAACGCACTCACCTGGCATAGACGCGTGTGCCATTGTCACTAAAATAACCAAGCAGACCGATTGGCCCCTACTTTCCGGTGTGCTACTCAGCGAATGTTATCGTTTGGAGAAAGGGACGCTGGCGGAGCAGTTACAGATGTTATTCCGGTCGCATTCCCCGGCTATTCGGCAGGCCCTGACACTGCTGTGCTGGTGTGAACTGGTTACAGGGCCGGATATGAGCGAGTGGTATACGTTGCACTTACGGCTTCCTGACGCACTGAATCAATGGCTGGCAGTGAAACAGAAAGCCTACCGGGGCCTGACGACGATGATTGAAGGTTATAACCGTGCTGCGCAACCACGTTGA
- the tssK gene encoding type VI secretion system baseplate subunit TssK, protein MKIYRPLWNDGAFLAPQQFQQQARWDAYVADSVAHMTLASPWGVIDAAFDRGSLALSRLNALRLVVRFPDGTLIDSERADNLPPACDLSAMSDRDAVDVVLALPVLSANGGNLDDGQDSARPRRWQQEWVTVQELAGHERTELAIMRHAVTLRFAHQENSAYLTCPVVRLIRSAQGQWMQDESFIPPMLSLAASPVVLTELGDLIHRLQARRRRLMAMRRESNERMADFAVADVSLFWLLNALNSAEPVLMELYQIPSRHPELFYRELVRLAGSLLTFSLEHKAEDIPLYQHDAPEQVFPPLFTLLDALLEASLPSRMVAIELTHEGQFWTGSLHDARLREGADFYLSVRSSIPNHLLQTQFPLLCKAGSVEDVSDVVNVALNGVAMKPLSHVPAAIPLRLENQYFALDLTGPAAQAMLDAGNCAFYTPGSLGDIKLELFAVLRS, encoded by the coding sequence ATGAAAATTTATCGTCCGTTATGGAACGACGGGGCCTTTTTGGCTCCACAACAATTCCAGCAACAGGCCCGCTGGGATGCCTACGTGGCAGACAGCGTGGCCCATATGACACTGGCATCCCCATGGGGTGTCATTGATGCGGCATTTGACCGTGGGTCGTTGGCGCTTTCCCGCCTGAATGCGCTGCGGCTGGTGGTGCGTTTTCCTGATGGTACGCTGATTGATTCTGAACGGGCGGATAACTTGCCGCCTGCTTGCGATTTGTCGGCGATGTCAGACCGTGACGCTGTCGATGTGGTGCTGGCATTGCCGGTGCTTTCGGCCAACGGTGGCAATCTGGATGATGGTCAGGACAGTGCGCGACCGCGCCGCTGGCAGCAAGAATGGGTCACGGTACAGGAGCTTGCTGGTCATGAGCGTACCGAACTGGCCATCATGCGCCATGCGGTCACACTGCGTTTTGCGCATCAGGAAAACAGTGCTTATCTGACCTGTCCGGTGGTGCGCTTGATACGTAGTGCTCAGGGGCAGTGGATGCAGGATGAGAGTTTTATCCCGCCGATGCTGTCACTGGCGGCCAGTCCGGTGGTGCTGACTGAACTGGGAGATTTAATCCACCGTTTGCAGGCGCGTCGGCGTCGTCTGATGGCTATGCGGCGTGAAAGTAACGAACGGATGGCGGATTTTGCGGTGGCCGATGTATCGCTGTTCTGGTTACTGAATGCGTTAAACAGTGCCGAACCGGTACTGATGGAACTGTATCAGATACCTTCCCGCCACCCCGAACTGTTCTATCGCGAACTGGTTCGTCTCGCCGGTAGCCTGCTGACATTTTCCCTTGAGCATAAAGCCGAAGATATTCCGCTGTATCAGCATGACGCGCCGGAGCAGGTTTTCCCGCCGCTGTTCACCTTGCTTGATGCCTTGCTCGAAGCCAGCTTGCCGTCCCGTATGGTGGCGATTGAACTGACTCACGAGGGCCAATTCTGGACCGGTTCATTGCATGATGCCCGCCTGCGCGAAGGGGCTGATTTCTATCTCTCTGTTCGTTCTTCGATCCCCAACCATCTGTTGCAAACCCAGTTCCCGTTGTTGTGTAAGGCTGGCAGCGTTGAGGATGTGTCAGATGTGGTCAACGTGGCATTGAACGGCGTGGCGATGAAACCTTTATCCCACGTGCCGGCCGCTATCCCGCTGCGCCTGGAGAATCAGTATTTTGCCCTCGACCTCACGGGGCCAGCCGCGCAGGCCATGCTGGATGCGGGTAACTGTGCTTTCTACACCCCCGGTTCGCTGGGTGATATCAAACTCGAACTGTTTGCGGTGCTGCGCTCATGA
- a CDS encoding outer membrane protein, which yields MIFNKTLLSGLLVLVSASAVAAPENGFYLSGKVGVGIMNLGDQSLSYASDGTSDDFSRQRDSNFAGSLAAGYDFHSQFNAPVRLELEYTSYGKANSNNSMTYNQAPWGYPDFEGKTENSLEVQLQTVLMNAYWDMRNSTPFTPWISAGVGFSRLSLDHHTVDTDTQISTGIVDGSVKSGNHSGSATNFAWAVGVGVNWAIMDNVSIDLSYRYLDAGDVEANYTTPKGSGKTAKVSVTSNDVMLGVRYAF from the coding sequence ATGATATTCAATAAAACGTTGCTGTCGGGTTTACTGGTACTGGTGTCTGCCTCTGCGGTTGCTGCCCCTGAAAACGGGTTCTACCTTTCGGGTAAGGTGGGGGTGGGGATAATGAATTTGGGTGACCAGTCCCTGAGCTATGCATCAGACGGGACCTCGGATGATTTTAGCCGTCAACGTGACAGTAATTTTGCAGGCTCTCTGGCGGCGGGTTACGATTTTCACTCGCAGTTCAATGCGCCGGTGCGTTTGGAGTTGGAATATACCAGTTACGGAAAAGCTAATTCCAATAACAGCATGACCTACAATCAAGCGCCCTGGGGCTATCCCGATTTTGAAGGCAAAACAGAGAACAGCCTGGAGGTTCAACTCCAGACCGTGCTGATGAATGCGTACTGGGATATGCGTAACAGCACCCCCTTCACACCGTGGATTTCTGCCGGGGTAGGCTTCAGCCGCCTGTCGCTGGACCACCACACTGTCGATACCGATACCCAAATCAGTACGGGTATCGTTGATGGTTCGGTAAAAAGTGGTAACCATTCTGGCAGTGCAACTAACTTTGCCTGGGCGGTGGGGGTGGGGGTTAACTGGGCCATCATGGATAACGTGAGTATAGACCTGAGTTACCGTTACCTCGATGCCGGAGATGTTGAAGCAAATTACACGACCCCGAAGGGAAGTGGTAAAACAGCGAAGGTTTCGGTGACGTCGAATGATGTGATGCTGGGCGTACGGTACGCCTTCTAA
- the tssL gene encoding type VI secretion system protein TssL, short form, with the protein MSKITTSVVDAAFYPCWLMVSQLRNGQEVEDGEALYRRACEWIDGARETLSRAGFSDISCDHMLYTQCALLDESVLNRQKQDSGYSKWLKDPLQARYFNTLNAGEELWERIRTVLQEPAPDTAVLTCFYRALTLGFAGRYREQGDERREDVVRKLSLLVPPFTSSQETPLVSRSLRLRSGRKTYWFSWVAGVAILAALWFTLSSQLTHMVSQLTGMH; encoded by the coding sequence ATGAGCAAAATAACTACCTCTGTGGTTGATGCGGCCTTTTATCCCTGCTGGCTGATGGTCAGTCAGTTGCGTAATGGGCAGGAAGTGGAAGATGGCGAAGCCTTGTATCGCCGTGCCTGTGAGTGGATTGATGGCGCACGCGAGACGTTGTCGCGTGCCGGTTTCAGCGACATCAGCTGTGACCATATGCTGTACACCCAGTGTGCGTTACTGGATGAAAGCGTGCTGAACCGCCAGAAACAGGACAGCGGCTATAGCAAATGGCTGAAAGACCCACTTCAGGCGCGCTACTTCAATACTCTGAACGCAGGTGAAGAGTTGTGGGAGCGGATCCGCACGGTGTTGCAGGAGCCAGCTCCGGATACGGCGGTACTGACCTGTTTTTACCGTGCATTGACCCTCGGGTTTGCCGGTCGCTATCGTGAACAGGGCGACGAGCGCAGAGAAGATGTGGTGCGTAAGCTGAGTCTGCTGGTGCCTCCGTTCACTTCTTCGCAGGAAACTCCGCTGGTCTCGCGCTCATTGCGTCTACGCTCCGGGCGCAAAACCTATTGGTTCTCGTGGGTGGCGGGCGTCGCAATACTGGCCGCACTGTGGTTCACACTGTCCAGCCAACTGACGCACATGGTGTCTCAACTGACCGGGATGCATTAG
- a CDS encoding inovirus Gp2 family protein: protein MFLFDDITHPMVVDQSQKPFNEAYLQRIEGVLCNALQDHPQTTVIRVDLHLPEDGDVGDSIASDADLSQGLMSRFIESLKAQIVAYRQRKTREGIRTHRCSVRYVWVMEQPELGGKKHYHMALFVNTDTFNALGSYGAQGKGLASLVQNAWLSAMKKRDWPEYLTLVHFVYNPLAFLELNKSDFRNNLDALTFRLSYMAKQRTKRYSSAERSFGCSQS, encoded by the coding sequence ATGTTTTTGTTCGATGACATCACCCACCCAATGGTGGTGGACCAAAGCCAGAAACCTTTCAACGAGGCATATCTGCAGCGTATCGAAGGGGTACTCTGTAACGCACTGCAGGACCATCCACAAACCACGGTTATCAGGGTGGATTTGCACTTACCGGAAGACGGGGATGTGGGCGACAGCATTGCCAGTGATGCTGACTTAAGCCAAGGGCTGATGTCCCGTTTTATCGAATCGCTGAAAGCTCAGATAGTCGCTTACCGGCAAAGAAAAACCCGGGAAGGGATACGGACCCACCGCTGCTCCGTACGCTACGTCTGGGTGATGGAGCAACCAGAACTGGGTGGCAAGAAGCATTATCACATGGCCCTCTTCGTCAACACCGACACGTTCAATGCTCTGGGAAGCTACGGCGCACAGGGGAAAGGTCTGGCCTCTCTTGTTCAGAACGCCTGGCTAAGTGCAATGAAGAAGCGTGACTGGCCTGAATATCTGACGCTGGTGCACTTTGTTTATAATCCTCTGGCTTTCCTGGAACTCAATAAGTCGGATTTCAGAAATAACCTTGATGCTCTGACTTTCCGTCTGAGTTACATGGCGAAGCAGCGAACCAAACGCTACAGCAGCGCAGAACGCTCGTTCGGCTGCAGTCAGTCCTAA
- a CDS encoding PerC family transcriptional regulator: MAELKSAVSIETLIQKATDLELAGFWRRAATQWLTVIGHCLDDAESEQIARRREPCLLKSQGTPEERRREVRNRYRSQERYKNRY; this comes from the coding sequence TTGGCTGAATTAAAGAGTGCAGTGAGTATTGAAACGCTAATACAAAAAGCGACCGATTTAGAACTGGCCGGATTCTGGCGCAGGGCTGCGACACAGTGGCTTACTGTCATAGGCCATTGCCTTGATGATGCTGAATCGGAACAGATTGCTCGGCGACGTGAACCGTGTTTACTGAAATCACAGGGGACACCAGAAGAGCGGCGGCGAGAAGTTCGTAATCGTTACCGCAGTCAGGAGCGATATAAAAACCGATATTAA
- a CDS encoding helix-turn-helix transcriptional regulator, producing the protein MNIKPSLLEDPLVNMTFITRLLQMTDKWIYKLIKDGAFPKPIKLGRSSRWQKSEVEAWLQERIDESHQ; encoded by the coding sequence ATGAACATTAAACCGTCCCTGCTTGAAGACCCGTTAGTCAACATGACGTTCATCACCCGCCTGCTTCAAATGACAGATAAGTGGATTTACAAGCTTATTAAAGACGGTGCATTTCCAAAACCTATCAAACTGGGCCGTAGCTCTCGCTGGCAGAAAAGCGAAGTCGAAGCCTGGCTTCAGGAGCGCATAGACGAGTCCCACCAGTAA
- the tssC gene encoding type VI secretion system contractile sheath large subunit — MLMSVQENSAQGTATTVLESYTEKNGPVAQGVYAALFEKINLSPVSSLTGLDAFQNNDTMADATTDERVTAAVSVFLDLLKQSSKKVEKLDKTLLDGHIAALDDQISRQLDAVMHHPDFQRVESTWRGVKSLIDQTDFRQNVRIELLDISKDHLVQDFEDAPEIVQSGLYAQTYIQEYDTPGGEPIAAAISNYEFDRGPQDIALLRNISKVAAAAHMPFIGSVGPEFFGKESMEEVAAIKDIANYFDRAEYIKWKAFRDSDDSRYIGLTMPRVLGRLPYGPDTVPVRSFNYVEQVKGPDHDRYLWTNASFAFAANMVKSFIKNGWCVQIRGPQAGGAVTNLPIHLYDLGTGNQVKIPSEVMIPETREFEFANLGFIPLSYYKNRDYSCFFSANSAQKPALYDTTDATANSRINARLPYIFLLSRIAHYLKLIQRENIGTTKDRRLLELELNNWIRTLVTEMTDPGDDLQASHPLRDAKVTVEDIEDNPGFFRVKLYAVPHFQVEGMDVNLSLVSQMPKAKA, encoded by the coding sequence ATGCTGATGTCTGTACAGGAAAACAGTGCGCAGGGTACTGCGACGACCGTATTAGAAAGCTATACCGAAAAAAATGGCCCCGTAGCCCAAGGGGTTTATGCCGCTTTATTTGAAAAAATCAACCTGAGTCCGGTCTCCTCATTGACCGGTCTGGATGCTTTCCAGAACAACGATACCATGGCGGATGCCACCACTGATGAGCGTGTTACTGCCGCCGTCAGTGTCTTTTTAGACTTGCTGAAGCAATCGTCGAAAAAAGTGGAAAAACTGGATAAAACCCTGCTGGATGGTCACATTGCTGCGCTGGATGATCAAATCAGTCGTCAGTTGGATGCGGTGATGCATCACCCTGATTTCCAACGAGTAGAGTCCACCTGGCGTGGCGTGAAATCCCTTATCGATCAAACCGATTTCCGTCAAAATGTGCGCATCGAACTGCTGGATATCAGTAAAGATCATCTGGTGCAGGATTTTGAAGATGCGCCTGAAATCGTGCAAAGCGGGTTATACGCTCAGACCTATATTCAGGAATACGACACTCCGGGCGGCGAGCCGATTGCCGCGGCTATCTCCAACTACGAGTTCGACCGCGGCCCGCAGGATATCGCGTTATTGCGCAATATCTCCAAAGTGGCGGCGGCGGCCCATATGCCGTTTATCGGTTCAGTTGGCCCTGAGTTCTTTGGTAAAGAAAGCATGGAAGAAGTGGCTGCCATCAAAGACATCGCCAACTACTTTGACCGCGCTGAATACATCAAGTGGAAAGCTTTCCGCGACTCGGATGATTCCCGCTATATCGGCTTGACCATGCCGCGCGTGTTGGGGCGTTTGCCTTATGGCCCAGACACCGTTCCTGTGCGCAGCTTCAACTACGTTGAGCAGGTGAAAGGGCCGGATCACGATCGCTACTTGTGGACCAACGCTTCGTTTGCTTTTGCTGCCAACATGGTGAAAAGCTTCATTAAAAATGGCTGGTGTGTGCAGATCCGTGGCCCGCAGGCCGGTGGCGCGGTGACCAACCTGCCTATTCACCTGTACGATTTGGGTACCGGTAATCAGGTTAAAATTCCGTCAGAAGTGATGATCCCAGAAACGCGCGAGTTTGAATTTGCCAATCTGGGCTTTATCCCGCTGTCGTACTACAAAAACCGCGATTACTCGTGCTTCTTCTCGGCCAACTCGGCGCAGAAACCGGCACTGTATGACACCACTGATGCCACTGCCAACAGCCGCATCAATGCCCGTCTGCCGTATATCTTCCTGCTGTCACGTATTGCGCATTATCTGAAGCTGATTCAGCGCGAAAACATCGGCACCACCAAAGATCGCCGTCTGTTGGAGCTGGAGCTGAATAACTGGATCCGCACGTTGGTGACGGAAATGACTGATCCGGGTGATGATTTGCAAGCGTCCCATCCCCTGCGTGATGCGAAAGTCACTGTGGAAGATATCGAAGATAACCCGGGTTTCTTCCGCGTCAAACTGTATGCCGTGCCGCATTTTCAGGTGGAAGGCATGGACGTGAATCTGTCATTGGTTTCCCAAATGCCGAAGGCTAAGGCATAA
- the tssB gene encoding type VI secretion system contractile sheath small subunit: MSSSSFQNEIPKARINIKLDLHTGGAQKKMELPLKLLVMGDYSNGQEQRPLSEREKLNINKNNFNSVLAEFQPSLKLAVPDTLAGDNTDTAVALTFREMKDFEPESVARQIPQLRALLAMRNLLRDLKSNLLDNATFRRELENILKDEALSDELRAELAALAPKDC; the protein is encoded by the coding sequence ATGTCCTCTTCAAGCTTTCAAAATGAGATACCAAAAGCACGCATTAATATTAAATTAGATCTGCACACCGGCGGCGCTCAAAAGAAAATGGAGCTGCCTTTGAAGTTGTTGGTGATGGGTGATTACAGCAACGGTCAGGAACAGCGCCCGCTGTCCGAGCGTGAAAAACTTAACATCAATAAAAACAATTTCAACAGTGTGTTGGCCGAGTTCCAACCGAGTCTGAAACTCGCGGTACCTGACACCCTGGCAGGCGATAACACTGATACCGCAGTTGCCCTGACTTTCCGCGAGATGAAAGATTTCGAACCGGAAAGTGTTGCCCGTCAAATCCCGCAACTGCGTGCCTTGCTGGCAATGCGCAACCTGCTGCGTGACCTCAAATCCAATCTGCTGGACAACGCCACTTTCCGCCGTGAGCTGGAAAATATCCTCAAAGACGAAGCCCTGAGCGATGAGCTACGTGCTGAATTAGCGGCCCTGGCCCCCAAAGACTGTTAA
- a CDS encoding OmpA family protein, which produces MRGLTPLLLLLLGVCLALWLILGFWPLGTGSRVALSMLVVILSGAVGYFQWRKHNRNKVAYQSIADSTLPPEGFQGAVVLVCGDSDALFSTSASFRETRQGWYLAVKMPEQLPILAQHLAAERPALIAQISVLLAIVPEQHQDRDDFSQSVRAWQRAIVQCKGWLAGIPPVWLSIWLSPPMASAAQTEPWFTVTPGQKGIQVQEAGAGVMPLVEWSQHQDRNVQERLSAVFWMESLLSWLDEHVLSILTQRQGDIPALTPCAWGCCFTPVAADQENLWQTHIRGITTLTPVATPEPECLPLPDVLLPYLPRRRGVSRLMQCWQMAGVLCGVFLLFALLASYINNQRLVQSVGDHLSQYNHLTGTPPAPKTLAQQQLRADAHLLDDWLRRGAPMRLSLGLYQGLRLRVPLDIAINSWTPPPPPAPVINRIVQGPKTLRLDSLSLFDVGKSELKSGSTKVLINALVGIKAKPGWLIVVAGHTDITGDEKSNQILSLKRAESVRNWMRDTGDIPESCFAVQGYGQSRPLKSNDTEAGRAANRRVEISLVPQADACQVPDVKTASQDESDVSTQEMEK; this is translated from the coding sequence ATGCGCGGATTAACACCGTTACTCCTGTTGCTATTGGGTGTGTGTCTGGCACTGTGGCTTATCCTGGGGTTCTGGCCGTTGGGAACCGGCAGCCGTGTGGCATTGAGCATGCTGGTTGTCATCCTCAGCGGTGCGGTCGGTTATTTTCAATGGCGCAAGCACAACCGCAATAAAGTGGCGTACCAATCCATTGCAGACTCAACGCTGCCACCGGAAGGTTTTCAGGGTGCGGTGGTACTGGTTTGTGGTGACAGCGATGCTCTGTTTTCTACTTCTGCATCTTTTCGTGAAACCCGTCAGGGCTGGTATCTGGCGGTGAAAATGCCAGAACAACTGCCGATCCTCGCGCAACATCTGGCGGCGGAACGCCCGGCGCTGATTGCCCAGATATCGGTGTTACTGGCCATTGTGCCGGAGCAGCATCAGGACCGGGATGATTTTTCACAATCTGTGCGGGCGTGGCAACGGGCCATCGTGCAGTGCAAAGGATGGCTTGCGGGGATCCCACCGGTTTGGCTAAGCATCTGGCTGTCACCGCCAATGGCCTCAGCAGCGCAAACGGAACCTTGGTTTACGGTCACGCCGGGGCAAAAGGGTATTCAGGTTCAGGAAGCAGGGGCAGGGGTCATGCCGCTGGTTGAATGGAGCCAGCATCAAGACCGCAACGTTCAGGAAAGGTTGAGCGCGGTATTCTGGATGGAGAGTCTTCTGTCCTGGCTTGATGAACATGTTCTGAGCATCCTGACACAGCGGCAAGGGGATATCCCTGCGCTGACCCCGTGCGCCTGGGGCTGCTGTTTTACACCGGTCGCGGCGGATCAGGAGAATCTGTGGCAGACCCACATTCGCGGGATAACCACGCTGACCCCGGTGGCGACCCCAGAGCCAGAGTGTCTGCCGTTGCCAGACGTGCTGCTGCCTTATCTGCCACGTCGTCGCGGCGTCTCGCGCCTGATGCAGTGCTGGCAGATGGCCGGTGTATTGTGCGGGGTATTTTTACTGTTTGCCCTGCTGGCCTCGTATATCAATAACCAACGTTTGGTCCAAAGTGTGGGCGATCATCTGTCGCAGTATAACCACCTCACTGGCACTCCCCCAGCCCCTAAGACTCTGGCTCAGCAACAACTGCGCGCGGATGCCCATTTGTTGGATGACTGGTTACGCCGCGGTGCTCCCATGCGTTTGTCGCTGGGGTTGTATCAGGGACTGCGGCTTAGGGTTCCGCTTGATATTGCTATCAATAGCTGGACGCCACCGCCACCACCGGCACCGGTGATTAATCGAATTGTTCAGGGGCCCAAAACCCTGCGCCTCGACAGCCTGTCACTGTTTGATGTGGGCAAATCAGAACTCAAATCCGGCTCCACCAAAGTGCTTATCAACGCACTGGTCGGGATTAAGGCCAAACCGGGCTGGCTGATTGTGGTGGCGGGTCATACCGATATCACCGGTGATGAAAAATCCAACCAAATTCTGTCACTTAAGCGGGCTGAGTCGGTACGCAATTGGATGCGCGATACCGGGGATATCCCGGAAAGCTGCTTTGCGGTACAGGGTTATGGTCAGAGTCGTCCGCTGAAATCTAATGATACGGAAGCGGGTCGTGCGGCCAACCGCCGTGTCGAAATCAGTCTGGTACCGCAGGCTGATGCCTGTCAGGTGCCGGATGTAAAAACAGCGTCACAGGATGAAAGTGACGTATCAACTCAAGAAATGGAGAAGTAA